CCTCGGGGTGCTCGCGGACCGTGCTGTGCACGAAGTTCGCGCCGATGAAGCCGGCTCCTCCGGTCACCAACAATCGCATGGTCGAAAACCCTAGCCGAGGGCGACGGTCAGCCGGTGCGGGTTAACCCCAATGGCCCGGCCAATTCACCAGAGCACTCACACCCGGTCATCGAAGGCCGAGTGGCCCCGCGAGCTCGGCCAGCGCGGACACGAGGTCTTCGTCCTTGGTGAGGACTTGCACCGGCACGTGGTCGGCGCCGGCGGAGAGGTGTTCGGTCAGCCGCGCCGCGATCTGGTCCGGCGTGCCGTAGGCGACGACGGAGTCGACCAGGCGATCGCTGCCGGGCCGGGTGACCTCGTCCTCGGAGAAACCGAGCCGCTTCCAGTTGTTGCGGTAGTTGGCCAGGTTGAAGTAGATGTCGAGCGCCTTGCGTCCGACCGCCCGGGCCTTCCCGGGGTCGGTGGTCAGCACCACCTTGTGCTCGGGCGCCAGGAACGCCGACGGGCCGATCAGCTCGCGCGCCTGCGCCGTGTGTTCCGGCGTGGTCAGGTACGGGTGTGCCCCGGCGCTGCGCCGCGCGGACAGCTTCAGCACCCGGGGACCCAGGGCGGCCACCACGCGGCGGTTCGCCGGCACCCCGTACTCGTCGAGTTTGTCCAGGTAGTCGACCAGCGCGTCATAGGGCTTGCGGTATTCGCTGTGCGCCTCGGGGTGGCCGACACCGATGCCGAGCAGGAAACGGCCCGGGTAGGCCTTGTCGATACGGTGGAAGGACTCGGCGACGGGCTGGGCTGGGGCGGTCCAGATGTTGACGATGCCGGTGGCCACCTGCAGCGTTGTCGTCGCCTCCAGGATGGGCTCCACCCAGGCCAGCTCCGCGGGCGGCGAACCGCCCACCCACACTGCCCCGTAGCCCAGGGATTCGATCTCCTTGGCCTGCTGGGGGGTGACGCCGCGTCCGAACGATCCGAACCGGCCGAGATCGGGCTTGCTCGCAACTCCATCGGTCATGGTGTCTCCAACCGGGCCCGCGGCGGCCCTATTCCGGGTTCGGGATTCCCGCGCCCGCCGGCGGATCCTGCAGCGGCAGCAGCACAATGAACCGCGTATCGCCGGGGACCGACTCCACCCGCAGATCGCCGCGGTGCTTCTTGACGATGATGTTCCACGCCAAGTCCAGCCCGAGGCCGGTGCCCTCGCCGACCGGCTTGGTGGTGAAGAACGGCTCGAAGATTCGCTCGCGCACCTCGTCGGGGATTCCGGGCCCGGTATCGCAGATCTCG
This genomic window from Mycobacterium saskatchewanense contains:
- a CDS encoding LLM class F420-dependent oxidoreductase — its product is MTDGVASKPDLGRFGSFGRGVTPQQAKEIESLGYGAVWVGGSPPAELAWVEPILEATTTLQVATGIVNIWTAPAQPVAESFHRIDKAYPGRFLLGIGVGHPEAHSEYRKPYDALVDYLDKLDEYGVPANRRVVAALGPRVLKLSARRSAGAHPYLTTPEHTAQARELIGPSAFLAPEHKVVLTTDPGKARAVGRKALDIYFNLANYRNNWKRLGFSEDEVTRPGSDRLVDSVVAYGTPDQIAARLTEHLSAGADHVPVQVLTKDEDLVSALAELAGPLGLR